The following proteins come from a genomic window of Edaphobacter sp. 4G125:
- the tgt gene encoding tRNA guanosine(34) transglycosylase Tgt: protein MALKFEISRTTESGGRRGALTLPHGVVQTPVFMPVGTAASVKTVEQGVLEKIGPGERGAEIILANTYHLYLRPGHELIARLGGVHRFMSWQRPMLTDSGGFQVFSLSSLRKVTPDGVEFRSHLDGSRHFFSPEHSMDVQIALGADIAMVFDECVETPASWERTKESMGLTHAWAERSKQHFEANQHKVPWHAELNGATQNLFGIVQGGMYVDLRKESAERLVEMEFPGYAIGGLAVGEPREVTREMIARTLEWLPKDKPRYVMGVGYPDEIEEYAKMGVDMMDCVLPTRAGRHGLLFTRAENGSIVRMNIKRKEYAEDHGPIDASCSCMVCARYSRAYLRHLFTAGEPLGLTLNSIHNLHFYLATMERVRTELAG from the coding sequence ATGGCTTTAAAGTTCGAGATCAGCAGGACTACAGAGAGCGGCGGACGGCGTGGCGCGCTTACGCTGCCGCATGGAGTGGTGCAGACGCCAGTGTTCATGCCAGTAGGCACGGCGGCTAGCGTGAAGACAGTAGAGCAAGGTGTGCTGGAGAAGATCGGCCCGGGAGAACGTGGTGCAGAGATCATCCTCGCGAACACCTACCATCTTTATCTGCGGCCAGGACATGAGTTAATCGCGCGACTCGGTGGAGTGCATCGCTTCATGAGCTGGCAGCGGCCGATGCTGACCGACTCTGGTGGCTTCCAGGTCTTCAGCCTCAGCAGCCTGCGCAAGGTCACTCCCGATGGAGTGGAGTTCCGCTCGCACCTCGATGGCTCGCGGCACTTCTTTTCTCCGGAACACTCGATGGATGTGCAGATCGCACTCGGAGCAGACATTGCGATGGTCTTCGACGAGTGCGTGGAGACACCGGCTAGCTGGGAGCGCACGAAGGAGTCCATGGGGCTGACGCATGCGTGGGCCGAACGTTCGAAGCAGCACTTCGAAGCGAACCAGCACAAGGTGCCGTGGCACGCAGAGTTGAATGGAGCGACGCAGAACCTCTTTGGCATCGTGCAGGGCGGCATGTATGTCGATCTACGCAAGGAATCGGCTGAGCGATTGGTCGAGATGGAGTTTCCCGGTTACGCGATTGGTGGTTTGGCCGTAGGCGAGCCGCGCGAAGTGACGCGCGAGATGATTGCGCGAACGCTGGAATGGTTGCCGAAGGACAAGCCTCGTTACGTGATGGGGGTTGGCTATCCCGACGAGATCGAAGAGTACGCCAAGATGGGCGTCGACATGATGGATTGCGTCCTGCCCACTCGAGCAGGGCGTCATGGCTTGTTGTTTACGCGCGCTGAAAATGGCAGTATCGTGCGCATGAACATCAAACGTAAAGAGTACGCCGAGGATCATGGGCCTATTGATGCATCATGCAGTTGTATGGTCTGCGCACGGTACTCACGGGCCTACCTTCGGCATCTGTTTACTGCTGGCGAACCGTTGGGGCTGACGCTCAATTCGATCCACAACCTCCATTTTTATCTTGCGACGATGGAGCGAGTCAGGACAGAATTGGCGGGATAG
- a CDS encoding alpha/beta hydrolase produces the protein MNKPLLLALCLTLPAAAQNFSGPAPPPPPLTGNSLQNPNVPVGTLSEKLTISSHIYDGMTSNYWIYAPAQYDPKTPAAVMVFNDGGGYINRKGNHPALNVIDNLIAQHKIPVMIAIFTDPGDISGALGTPTYKFVDAYSKKWSRTLKDSMRSTEYDTVSDRYARFLRDELLPAVAAKYNLRKDAYSHAITGMSSGGIASFNAAWQMPDEFSRVISWIGSFTAIQWHEDPAVADGGQNYPEKVLREPHRNIRVWLQDGANDQENPRYGSWPLANIRLANALKLKSYDSHFSFGTGPHSPGEGAAEFPEEMIWLWRDYDPSRTDQTYTQDPAEATKPPFRVSISNRETH, from the coding sequence ATGAACAAGCCTCTTCTGCTTGCGCTCTGCCTCACGCTCCCCGCAGCTGCACAAAACTTCTCTGGCCCCGCACCGCCTCCGCCGCCCCTGACCGGCAACTCACTCCAGAATCCCAACGTACCCGTCGGTACCCTCTCTGAAAAGCTGACGATCTCTAGCCATATCTACGATGGGATGACCAGCAACTACTGGATCTATGCCCCCGCCCAGTACGATCCCAAAACTCCTGCCGCCGTGATGGTCTTCAACGATGGTGGAGGATATATCAACCGCAAAGGGAATCACCCCGCCCTCAATGTGATCGACAATCTCATTGCACAACATAAGATTCCAGTGATGATCGCCATCTTCACGGATCCCGGCGATATCTCCGGTGCTCTCGGCACACCGACCTACAAATTCGTCGACGCTTACTCGAAAAAGTGGTCACGCACTCTAAAAGATTCGATGCGCTCCACCGAGTACGACACCGTTTCCGATCGCTATGCTCGCTTCCTGCGTGACGAGTTGTTGCCTGCAGTCGCCGCAAAGTACAACCTCCGCAAAGATGCCTACAGCCATGCCATCACCGGCATGTCCTCGGGAGGTATCGCATCCTTCAATGCAGCGTGGCAGATGCCTGATGAATTCAGCCGCGTCATCTCCTGGATTGGCAGCTTCACCGCCATTCAGTGGCATGAAGACCCTGCCGTAGCAGACGGTGGGCAGAACTATCCCGAGAAGGTGTTGCGTGAGCCGCATCGCAATATCCGCGTCTGGTTGCAGGATGGCGCTAACGATCAGGAGAACCCTCGCTACGGAAGCTGGCCGCTCGCGAATATTCGTCTGGCCAACGCTCTCAAGCTGAAGTCCTACGATTCTCACTTCAGCTTCGGAACCGGCCCGCACAGCCCAGGCGAAGGGGCAGCCGAATTCCCCGAAGAGATGATCTGGCTCTGGCGCGACTACGATCCCAGCCGCACCGACCAAACCTATACGCAAGATCCCGCAGAGGCTACGAAGCCGCCTTTCCGCGTTTCTATCTCCAACCGCGAAACGCACTAA
- a CDS encoding TonB-dependent receptor, with product MQSSIHNPVIVRIHGVVKFVCMRRNLFFLTLALVCLTLLPIPALAQYENGSIVGTVHDSSGAVVPDAAVKVTNIATGVVSTRQTNTSGDYEVPALRVGQYNIEVTKTGFAPGRATDISVSVGARQRIDLTLQIGETSTTVEVSGVSLQVETDTSQRGQVVTQYQTAALPLVSRNYSDLIGLTTGVRQTTQSYSSTSNTGLTREGSFNVNGQRSIFNNFLLDGMDNNAYGESNQGFSNQIIQPAPDSIAQFQVVTNNETAEYGRASGAVVNVAFAQGGNQFHGRVYEFLRNTDLNATGFFRPPGGKKPSYNRNQFGGNFNGPIIKDHLFFFLDYEGFRQVRKQISTATLPTPNQLKGVFSKDVYDPYNGTKYAAGTSILNAPDISPSARTMAGLIGQLNPTSAANSNFTTFQRSNNYTDKGDLRLDYSINSKNSVFVRASHLKTNATDFPIFGLPLDGSSNGKQRILDQQIAGGYTRVIGSNQLLDVRLGFSRTRAGKYSLSIGTNPGFSFPGLPTDPLVAGGIPGISITGFSALGRQTTNPQFQNPSLLNPKVNYSWVVKNHSLKAGYEYQQIWMDVQDTNPLYGGFTFAGGYSRNYVGGKTSETLTNDNSFADFLWGASSAYSLSSYFVAQLRNRSNFAYLQDDWKVSPKLTLNIGLRYEYTTPYWEEKNRQANFNPSLANASDPRTAMVPVSSTGNKYGYEPDRNDFAPRFGFAYAVDDKTAIRGGYGISYSHYDRAGSGNILAINPPNALFVTVTQSAPNAGGSASYVPMDQGFPASTLNFNPITANVAYIDSNRYRDSYVHNYYLDVQRTLMKNTMLDIAYVGNHGLKLLQFANYNQADPRVITNGKFTRPLSTYGDITIAMHEAYSNYNALQVRYEQRMVAGLTLLNSFSWSHALDNSGASLEANTPSLQDYRNPAADYGQSEYNQPIVNTTSLVYELPFGRGRHYMDRGGVLNQVFGQWQVSAVNQAMSGFPYQINYNPPTGNQVSGISASYRGSNLYRPNRVSGVKLNSLDKSKSNGTSLQYININTASNPNGGAIAIPSSTINNVLNSPFGNLSRDPGRSPIFTTLNLAFNKRFDTPVERMKVEFRGELYNTFNHTNFTQPGGTIANTTAKDSNGNNVTVQSGGTITSTFDPRIIQFGAKVLF from the coding sequence ATGCAATCTTCCATTCACAATCCCGTCATCGTGCGTATACATGGCGTCGTTAAGTTTGTTTGTATGCGCAGAAATCTCTTTTTCCTGACATTGGCACTAGTGTGCCTGACCCTGTTGCCTATTCCGGCGTTGGCCCAGTATGAAAATGGCAGCATTGTAGGCACGGTTCACGACAGCTCAGGTGCAGTTGTTCCCGATGCTGCAGTCAAGGTTACAAATATCGCGACCGGAGTGGTTAGCACCCGCCAGACCAACACCAGCGGCGATTATGAAGTTCCGGCTCTGCGCGTTGGTCAGTACAACATCGAGGTGACCAAGACAGGATTCGCGCCGGGACGTGCAACCGATATTTCGGTATCGGTCGGAGCCCGTCAGAGAATCGACCTTACTCTACAGATTGGTGAGACGAGTACAACGGTTGAAGTTTCAGGCGTCTCACTGCAGGTGGAGACCGATACCAGCCAGCGCGGGCAGGTAGTGACGCAATATCAGACGGCGGCCCTTCCTCTGGTAAGCCGCAACTACTCTGACCTGATTGGGCTGACGACCGGTGTCCGGCAGACGACTCAGTCCTATTCCAGCACCTCGAATACGGGACTTACCCGTGAGGGCTCGTTCAACGTCAACGGCCAGCGCTCGATCTTCAACAATTTCCTGCTCGATGGTATGGACAATAACGCCTATGGCGAATCGAACCAGGGATTCTCGAACCAGATCATCCAGCCTGCACCAGATTCAATCGCGCAGTTTCAGGTTGTGACCAATAACGAGACGGCAGAGTACGGGCGCGCTTCAGGCGCAGTGGTCAACGTGGCGTTTGCACAGGGAGGCAACCAGTTCCACGGACGTGTGTACGAGTTTCTTCGCAACACGGATCTAAACGCGACGGGCTTCTTCCGTCCACCGGGAGGAAAGAAGCCTTCCTACAATCGCAACCAGTTTGGTGGCAACTTCAACGGGCCGATCATTAAGGACCACCTCTTCTTCTTCCTTGATTACGAGGGTTTTCGTCAGGTACGCAAGCAGATTTCAACGGCGACACTGCCCACGCCGAACCAGCTGAAAGGGGTCTTCAGCAAGGATGTTTACGACCCCTATAACGGGACCAAATATGCTGCGGGTACGTCGATCCTGAATGCACCGGATATCTCACCTTCTGCCAGAACGATGGCAGGGTTGATTGGTCAGCTAAATCCGACGTCGGCGGCGAACAGCAACTTCACTACTTTTCAGCGCTCGAACAACTATACCGATAAGGGTGATCTTCGCCTGGATTACTCCATCAACTCTAAGAACTCCGTGTTTGTGCGGGCCTCACACCTGAAGACGAATGCGACAGACTTCCCGATCTTCGGTCTTCCGCTGGACGGCAGCTCGAATGGTAAGCAGCGGATTCTCGACCAGCAGATCGCCGGCGGATATACACGCGTGATTGGCTCGAACCAGCTGCTGGATGTACGTCTCGGCTTCTCGCGCACGCGAGCAGGGAAGTATTCGCTTTCGATCGGTACGAATCCGGGTTTCAGCTTTCCGGGATTGCCGACAGATCCACTCGTCGCCGGAGGCATTCCAGGCATCTCGATCACGGGCTTCTCTGCACTGGGGCGTCAAACGACGAACCCGCAGTTCCAGAATCCTTCACTGCTCAATCCCAAGGTCAATTACTCGTGGGTGGTTAAGAACCATTCTCTGAAGGCTGGTTATGAGTACCAGCAGATCTGGATGGATGTGCAGGACACGAACCCTCTTTATGGCGGCTTCACCTTTGCTGGCGGCTACAGCCGCAACTATGTGGGAGGCAAGACCTCGGAGACATTGACGAACGACAACAGCTTTGCCGACTTTCTTTGGGGAGCATCGAGCGCCTACTCGCTGTCGAGCTACTTTGTAGCGCAGCTTCGCAACCGTTCTAACTTCGCTTACTTGCAAGATGACTGGAAGGTCTCTCCCAAGCTGACGTTGAACATTGGTCTCCGTTATGAGTACACGACGCCGTACTGGGAAGAGAAGAACCGCCAGGCGAACTTCAATCCGTCGCTTGCAAATGCCTCGGACCCACGCACGGCGATGGTTCCGGTGTCATCCACTGGGAACAAATATGGCTATGAACCGGATCGCAACGATTTCGCTCCGCGCTTTGGTTTTGCTTATGCAGTGGATGACAAGACGGCGATCCGTGGCGGTTACGGCATCAGCTATTCGCACTACGATCGCGCAGGTTCAGGCAATATTCTTGCCATCAATCCTCCCAATGCGCTGTTCGTGACGGTGACGCAGAGCGCTCCCAATGCGGGTGGAAGCGCGAGCTATGTGCCGATGGATCAGGGCTTCCCGGCCTCGACGTTGAACTTCAATCCGATTACGGCCAATGTCGCTTATATCGATTCCAATCGATACCGCGACAGCTACGTGCATAACTACTACCTGGATGTGCAGCGTACGCTGATGAAGAACACGATGCTCGACATCGCGTATGTGGGCAATCACGGTCTGAAGTTGCTGCAATTCGCCAATTACAATCAGGCTGATCCGAGGGTGATTACGAACGGAAAATTTACCCGTCCTCTTTCAACCTATGGCGATATCACAATTGCGATGCACGAAGCGTACTCCAACTACAACGCTCTGCAGGTGCGATATGAGCAGCGCATGGTGGCAGGTCTGACGTTGCTGAACTCGTTCAGCTGGTCGCATGCACTGGATAATTCAGGGGCTTCGCTCGAGGCCAATACGCCGTCATTGCAGGACTATCGCAATCCGGCAGCCGATTACGGACAATCGGAGTACAACCAGCCGATTGTCAATACGACCTCGCTGGTCTACGAGCTTCCCTTTGGTCGTGGTCGCCACTATATGGATCGGGGCGGCGTTCTAAATCAAGTCTTTGGTCAGTGGCAGGTTTCGGCGGTCAACCAGGCGATGTCGGGTTTCCCCTACCAGATCAACTACAACCCTCCAACAGGCAATCAGGTGTCGGGCATCTCTGCCAGCTATCGTGGATCGAACCTTTATCGCCCGAATCGTGTTTCGGGAGTGAAACTGAATTCGCTGGATAAGTCGAAATCAAACGGGACCTCGCTGCAATATATCAACATCAATACGGCGAGTAATCCCAATGGTGGAGCAATAGCGATCCCTTCAAGCACGATCAACAATGTGCTAAATAGTCCTTTCGGAAATCTGTCACGGGATCCAGGCCGAAGCCCAATCTTTACGACGCTAAACCTCGCCTTCAATAAGCGCTTTGATACTCCGGTAGAGCGGATGAAGGTCGAATTTCGTGGAGAGCTTTACAACACCTTCAATCACACAAACTTTACCCAGCCTGGTGGAACCATCGCAAATACAACTGCGAAGGATTCCAACGGTAACAATGTAACCGTACAGAGTGGTGGAACGATTACCAGCACCTTTGATCCGCGCATCATCCAGTTCGGTGCGAAGGTATTGTTCTAA
- a CDS encoding glycerophosphodiester phosphodiesterase family protein, with protein MKRALLSAVVVPALAMAANGQELKAATNPYLQVMEKAWVHAKAHGAVQPVLSPVDATILNGEVPLKELQARGFKVVPWTTNDPEKMRTQIRMGVDGLITDRPDLLQQVVGEERDAAKTAEERVRLAKFDVTAHRGGRGLRPENTLPSFESGLDQLVTTLETDTGVTTDGVSLIWHDQFLNPESCRRADGTPYTLENRVFLRDISSTDAQKTFICDKVHFDAEQKNDLSLSPVAVAFAKKEGLISPYVPTYAAQLFRFVNFYVEYYTKGPGKGTAHAKERAQNAAHARFNIETKIMPEGIATDEEHKNHTVGPQAFVDALCGAIEQNKMVSRAEVQSFDFRTLWLIAEQHPKIPTYYLTGSMKLLSSPLVPEQLRATADNR; from the coding sequence ATGAAACGAGCTTTGTTGAGTGCAGTGGTGGTTCCGGCGTTAGCGATGGCGGCGAATGGACAGGAGTTGAAGGCGGCAACCAATCCTTACCTGCAGGTGATGGAGAAGGCGTGGGTCCACGCGAAGGCGCATGGAGCGGTGCAACCAGTACTCTCACCTGTGGATGCCACCATCCTGAACGGGGAAGTTCCCCTGAAGGAGCTGCAGGCCCGCGGCTTTAAGGTGGTGCCGTGGACGACCAATGATCCAGAGAAGATGCGTACACAGATCCGCATGGGGGTCGATGGGCTGATCACGGACCGGCCGGACCTGTTGCAGCAGGTCGTGGGAGAAGAGCGTGATGCGGCGAAGACAGCCGAAGAACGAGTGCGGCTGGCGAAATTCGATGTGACAGCGCATCGTGGCGGCCGTGGCTTGCGACCGGAGAACACGTTGCCATCGTTTGAGAGCGGTTTGGATCAGTTGGTTACGACGCTGGAGACCGATACCGGCGTGACAACCGATGGAGTCTCGCTGATCTGGCACGACCAGTTTCTGAATCCGGAGAGCTGCCGCAGGGCGGATGGTACTCCCTACACGTTGGAGAACCGCGTCTTTCTTCGGGACATCTCCAGCACCGATGCGCAGAAGACATTTATCTGCGACAAGGTTCACTTCGACGCGGAGCAGAAGAACGATCTCTCGCTGTCGCCGGTGGCGGTAGCGTTCGCGAAGAAGGAAGGCCTGATCAGCCCTTACGTTCCAACATATGCGGCCCAGCTCTTCCGGTTTGTGAACTTCTACGTGGAGTACTACACCAAGGGGCCAGGTAAGGGCACCGCTCATGCCAAAGAGCGAGCGCAAAACGCTGCGCACGCACGATTCAACATTGAGACCAAGATCATGCCGGAAGGAATCGCGACGGACGAGGAGCACAAGAACCACACGGTGGGTCCTCAGGCGTTTGTCGATGCGCTGTGCGGAGCGATCGAGCAGAACAAGATGGTCTCGCGCGCCGAGGTGCAGAGCTTTGATTTTCGGACACTATGGCTGATCGCTGAGCAGCATCCGAAGATTCCGACGTACTATCTGACGGGTTCGATGAAGCTGTTGTCGAGCCCGCTGGTTCCAGAGCAGTTAAGGGCGACGGCAGACAACCGCTAA